The following coding sequences lie in one Heteronotia binoei isolate CCM8104 ecotype False Entrance Well chromosome 6, APGP_CSIRO_Hbin_v1, whole genome shotgun sequence genomic window:
- the LBX1 gene encoding transcription factor LBX1 — MTSKDEGKAASVEERRRSPLDHLPPPANSNKPLTPFSIEDILNKPSVRRSYTICGTAHLLSAAEKHPPASLPLSSRALLSQTSPLCALEELASKTFKGLEVSVLQAAEGRDGMTIFGQRQTPKKRRKSRTAFTNHQIYELEKRFLYQKYLSPADRDQIAQQLGLTNAQVITWFQNRRAKLKRDLEEMKADVESAKKLGPNAQVDLVAISELEATPEGRAKSRSLSPTLPKHGLEGSGHLQLSPASPLTDQPGSSKDCSEDEDVEIDVDD, encoded by the exons ATGACTTCCAAAGACGAGGGCAAGGCTGCCTCGGTGGAGGAGCGCCGGAGGAGCCCCCTGGACCACTTGCCCCCGCCCGCCAACTCCAACAAGCCCTTGACGCCCTTCAGCATCGAGGACATCCTCAACAAGCCCTCGGTGAGGAGAAGTTACACCATCTGCGGGACTGCCCACCTGCTCTCCGCAGCCGAGAAGCACCCGCCGGCCTCCCTGCCCCTCTCCAGCCGGGCGCTCCTCTCCCAGACCTCGCCGCTCTGCGCCCTCGAGGAACTGGCCAGCAAGACCTTCAAGGGCTTGGAAGTCAGCGTCCTGCAAGCGGCCGAAG GAAGGGATGGGATGACAATATTTGGCCAGAGACAGACTCCCAAGAAAAGGAGGAAGTCTAGAACAGCTTTTACAAACCACCAGATCTACGAACTGGAAAAAAGGTTTTTGTATCAGAAATATCTGTCCCCCGCTGACCGAGACCAGATAGCCCAGCAACTGGGCTTGACCAATGCCCAAGTGATAACGTGGTTTCAGAATCGCAGGGCCAAGCTCAAGAGGGACCTGGAAGAGATGAAAGCAGACGTGGAGTCTGCCAAGAAACTAGGACCCAACGCCCAGGTGGACCTGGTAGCCATTTCCGAGCTGGAAGCAACCCCCGAAGGGAGAGCGAAGTCCCGCTCCCTTTCGCCCACCCTCCCCAAGCATGGACTGGAAGGCAGCGGCCACCTCCAGCTCTCCCCGGCGTCTCCTCTCACGGACCAGCCGGGCAGCAGCAAGGATTGCTCGGAAGATGAAGACGTGGAAATTGACGTTGATGACTGA